One Neorhizobium sp. NCHU2750 genomic window carries:
- a CDS encoding DUF1778 domain-containing protein produces MHSLKDITGDIDEPNNARMNFRTKARIKDAIHRAAALSGMDDSTFTMNAAYRSAIETIAAHEATVLKSADHAAFFAALDNPADPTEQSRDAFTRHRETVVSR; encoded by the coding sequence ATGCATTCTCTCAAGGATATCACGGGAGATATCGACGAACCGAATAATGCCCGGATGAATTTCCGAACGAAGGCACGCATCAAAGACGCTATCCATCGGGCAGCAGCATTGTCCGGCATGGACGATTCTACCTTCACCATGAATGCGGCATACCGCTCTGCCATCGAAACGATCGCCGCTCATGAAGCGACTGTTCTCAAGTCTGCAGATCATGCAGCGTTTTTTGCGGCTCTCGACAATCCTGCTGACCCGACAGAGCAATCGAGGGACGCCTTCACGCGTCACCGCGAGACTGTCGTTTCCCGCTGA